In Actinomyces radicidentis, one genomic interval encodes:
- a CDS encoding ABC transporter ATP-binding protein, with product MTPDLPAIELDAVSRTFTTRENHHRGTVSALDGVSATIPQGQTVALLGRNGAGKTTLTKILSTLLHPTGGRARILGHDVVTDARAARAASTSVFGGDRGLYGMLDAVENLRYFGALNGVGSRELRRRVPGLLEHVGLGEAAHRRVETYSKGMRQRLHVAVGLLVRPAVLMLDEPTVGLDPIESEHVRTTVAEMAGEGTTVLLTSHNLLDVERLAQRVIMIANGRFTHDLPLAEFRRLTGVEAVVTARTAGAEPIEIPVESWSLAALDGIRDRLAGTELVSLDVRPTSLEDAFEAAARSSR from the coding sequence ATGACTCCCGACCTCCCGGCGATCGAGCTCGACGCCGTCTCCCGGACCTTCACGACCCGCGAGAACCACCATCGCGGAACCGTCAGCGCCCTCGACGGCGTGAGCGCCACGATCCCCCAGGGGCAGACGGTCGCCCTCCTCGGGCGCAACGGCGCCGGCAAGACAACGCTCACGAAGATCCTCTCGACCCTTCTGCACCCGACGGGAGGGCGAGCCCGGATCCTCGGCCACGACGTCGTCACCGACGCCCGGGCTGCTCGCGCCGCGTCGACGTCTGTCTTCGGCGGCGACCGCGGGCTGTACGGGATGCTCGACGCGGTCGAGAACCTGCGCTACTTCGGGGCCCTCAACGGAGTCGGCTCCCGCGAGCTGCGGCGGCGCGTCCCCGGGCTGCTCGAGCACGTCGGTCTCGGCGAGGCGGCGCACCGGCGCGTGGAGACCTACTCCAAGGGGATGCGCCAGCGCCTCCACGTCGCCGTCGGCCTTCTCGTGCGTCCCGCGGTCCTCATGCTCGACGAGCCGACGGTCGGTCTCGACCCGATCGAGTCGGAGCACGTGCGCACCACGGTCGCCGAGATGGCGGGCGAGGGCACGACCGTCCTGCTCACGAGCCACAACCTCCTCGACGTCGAGCGCCTCGCGCAGCGCGTCATCATGATCGCGAACGGCCGCTTCACCCACGACCTCCCGCTCGCGGAGTTCCGGCGCCTCACCGGCGTCGAGGCAGTCGTCACCGCGCGGACCGCCGGTGCCGAGCCCATCGAGATCCCGGTGGAGTCGTGGTCCCTCGCGGCGCTCGACGGTATCCGCGACCGCCTCGCCGGGACCGAGCTCGTCAGCCTTGACGTGCGGCCGACCTCCTTGGAGGACGCCTTCGAGGCAGCGGCGAGGAGCAGCCGATGA